In the genome of Halofilum ochraceum, one region contains:
- a CDS encoding amino acid ABC transporter ATP-binding protein, with protein MSERTDEPIVRMENVNKHFGSLHVLQDVELSVDPGEVIVVIGASGSGKSTLIRCVNGLEPFQAGAIEVDGYRLLPNGGGGSALQAIRTEVGMVFQQFNLFPHRKVLDNITLAPMKVRGWSREQATENARRLLDRVGIGDQADKYPSQLSGGQQQRVAIARSLAMEPKVMLFDEPTSALDPEMIGEVLDVMRELAREGMTMMIVTHEMGFAREVAHRAIYIHDGQIVEQGPPENVFDNPQHKRTQAFLSRVLRH; from the coding sequence GTGAGCGAGCGAACCGACGAACCCATCGTCCGCATGGAAAACGTGAACAAACACTTCGGCAGCCTCCATGTGCTGCAGGACGTTGAACTCTCCGTCGATCCCGGTGAGGTCATCGTGGTCATCGGCGCCAGTGGATCCGGCAAGTCGACGCTCATCCGCTGCGTCAATGGCCTGGAACCATTCCAGGCAGGCGCCATCGAAGTGGATGGATACCGACTGCTTCCGAACGGCGGAGGCGGCAGTGCCCTGCAGGCCATCCGCACCGAGGTCGGCATGGTCTTCCAGCAGTTCAATCTGTTCCCGCACCGCAAGGTGCTGGACAACATTACGCTGGCCCCGATGAAGGTCCGCGGCTGGTCGCGCGAACAGGCGACCGAGAATGCGCGCCGCCTGCTGGACCGTGTTGGCATCGGCGATCAGGCCGACAAGTATCCGAGTCAGCTCTCCGGTGGCCAGCAGCAGCGGGTGGCTATCGCGCGATCACTGGCGATGGAACCCAAAGTGATGCTCTTCGACGAGCCTACCTCGGCGCTGGATCCGGAGATGATCGGCGAGGTACTGGACGTGATGCGGGAACTCGCCCGCGAGGGCATGACCATGATGATCGTCACCCATGAAATGGGCTTCGCCCGCGAGGTGGCGCACCGCGCGATCTATATCCACGACGGCCAGATCGTCGAACAGGGCCCCCCGGAGAACGTCTTCGACAACCCGCAACACAAACGGACCCAGGCGTTCCTGTCCCGGGTGCTCCGGCACTGA
- a CDS encoding DUF1223 domain-containing protein produces the protein MRHHLALLLLLPLATLSATDTSRKASPVVVELFTSQGCSSCPPADELLGRLADRESVIALSLHVDYWDRLGWKDPFAKARFSDRQRAYAEGLEDDNPYTTGVYTPQIVVDGRYAVVGHVAERVEAAIERARTGPASLHPRITGESPEYVHLPSMRQSPPEQPATVWLMAYDDRHTTIVDNGENAGRELINHHVVRSMRRIGTWHGEEIRIALDAAESELNERDGVVVLVQNGHAGRIVGAAERELAAGRSAH, from the coding sequence ATGCGACATCATCTTGCGTTGCTGCTCCTGCTGCCACTGGCGACGCTGTCGGCCACCGATACCTCCAGAAAGGCGAGCCCAGTCGTCGTGGAACTCTTCACGTCTCAGGGCTGTTCGAGCTGTCCGCCTGCCGATGAACTACTCGGACGACTCGCGGATCGCGAGTCCGTCATTGCGCTCTCGCTGCACGTCGATTACTGGGATCGACTCGGGTGGAAGGATCCTTTTGCCAAAGCACGCTTCAGCGACCGCCAGCGCGCCTACGCCGAAGGGCTTGAAGACGACAACCCATACACCACCGGCGTCTATACGCCGCAGATCGTCGTCGACGGCCGCTACGCCGTCGTCGGTCACGTTGCCGAGCGGGTGGAGGCCGCGATCGAGCGAGCCCGAACCGGGCCGGCAAGCCTGCACCCGCGCATCACGGGCGAATCACCGGAGTACGTGCACCTGCCGTCGATGCGGCAGTCGCCACCCGAGCAACCGGCGACGGTCTGGCTGATGGCTTATGACGATCGCCACACCACGATCGTCGACAACGGCGAAAATGCGGGACGGGAACTGATCAACCACCACGTCGTACGCAGCATGCGGCGTATCGGTACATGGCACGGTGAAGAGATCCGTATCGCGCTCGACGCGGCGGAGTCTGAACTGAACGAGCGGGACGGTGTTGTTGTCCTGGTTCAGAACGGGCACGCCGGCCGCATTGTCGGTGCGGCGGAGCGCGAATTGGCCGCCGGGCGATCCGCGCACTGA
- a CDS encoding pyridoxal-phosphate dependent enzyme — protein sequence MIIRIPDFDDISLARERIRPWIHRTPVLTSVTLDRMSGARLSFKCENLQKAGAFKVRGATNAVYSLDDAQASRGVATHSSGNHGLALSRAAGCRGIRATVVMPRGASRAKSRAVETYGGEIVTCEPTMAARQRTLAEVIERTGADVIHPYNDARVIAGQATCALELHEDAGPFDAVVAPIGGGGLISGTALTLAALAPGTRIYAAEPANADDAYRSLQGGQLVTADAPDTIADGLRASLGDMTWEIVRERVTDVLLASEEEIVDAMRLVWERMKIVIEPSSAVAIAVILARPELFRDQRVGVILTGGNVDLDDLPWS from the coding sequence GTGATTATCCGTATCCCCGATTTTGATGACATATCGCTCGCCCGGGAACGGATCCGGCCATGGATCCACCGCACGCCCGTGCTGACCAGCGTCACGCTTGATCGCATGAGTGGCGCGCGGCTGTCGTTCAAGTGCGAGAACCTGCAGAAGGCCGGTGCGTTCAAGGTGCGGGGCGCGACCAACGCCGTCTACAGCCTGGACGACGCCCAGGCATCGCGCGGCGTCGCGACCCATTCGTCAGGGAATCACGGCCTCGCCTTGAGCCGCGCCGCCGGCTGCCGGGGCATCCGGGCGACGGTGGTGATGCCGCGCGGTGCCAGCCGCGCGAAATCCCGCGCCGTGGAGACGTATGGCGGCGAGATCGTCACCTGCGAGCCCACCATGGCGGCGCGGCAACGCACGCTGGCCGAAGTGATCGAGAGAACGGGAGCGGACGTCATCCATCCGTACAACGATGCCCGGGTAATCGCGGGACAGGCGACCTGCGCGCTGGAACTGCACGAGGATGCGGGGCCGTTCGATGCGGTCGTGGCGCCAATCGGTGGCGGGGGACTGATCAGCGGCACGGCGCTCACGCTCGCGGCCCTGGCGCCAGGGACCCGTATCTATGCCGCGGAGCCCGCGAACGCCGACGATGCGTACCGCTCCCTGCAGGGTGGGCAGCTCGTCACGGCAGACGCACCCGATACCATCGCGGACGGACTGCGCGCGTCGCTTGGAGATATGACCTGGGAGATCGTCCGCGAACGTGTCACCGATGTGCTGCTGGCGAGTGAAGAAGAGATCGTCGATGCGATGCGTCTCGTCTGGGAGCGCATGAAGATCGTGATCGAACCGTCGAGTGCCGTCGCGATCGCGGTGATTCTCGCGCGCCCTGAATTGTTCCGGGATCAGCGTGTCGGCGTGATCCTCACCGGCGGCAACGTGGATCTGGACGACCTGCCCTGGAGCTGA
- a CDS encoding RidA family protein, whose amino-acid sequence MPTHTRIRMFNTKETYPNQSLDNDLCQAVRAGNTVYVRGQVGTDFEGNLVGLGDPRAQAEQAMKNVKQLLAEAGSELSHIVKTTTYITDPRFREPVYQEVGQWLRGVYPISTGLVVAGLAQPEWLMEIDVIAVIPDEEASP is encoded by the coding sequence ATGCCTACGCATACCCGAATCCGCATGTTCAATACGAAGGAAACGTACCCGAACCAGTCCCTGGACAACGATCTCTGTCAGGCGGTGCGCGCCGGCAACACCGTCTACGTCCGCGGCCAGGTCGGGACCGACTTCGAGGGCAACCTCGTGGGTCTTGGCGATCCGCGCGCCCAGGCCGAACAGGCGATGAAGAACGTCAAACAGCTGCTCGCGGAAGCCGGTTCCGAGCTCAGTCACATCGTCAAAACGACGACCTACATCACCGATCCACGTTTTCGCGAGCCCGTGTACCAGGAAGTGGGCCAGTGGCTGCGGGGCGTGTATCCGATCTCCACCGGGCTGGTGGTGGCGGGACTGGCACAGCCGGAGTGGCTCATGGAGATCGATGTGATCGCGGTGATCCCCGACGAGGAGGCAAGCCCATGA
- a CDS encoding CidA/LrgA family protein: protein MIGTIALLLGFQLAGEVAVRMLGLPVPGPVAGMLMLFVALAIRRAVPEEVATVANGLLAHLALLFVPAGVGIIAHTGRLEGIWPILLVVLIASTLMAVAVTAVTLSALRRLQRRGGS from the coding sequence ATGATCGGCACGATTGCCCTGTTGCTCGGGTTCCAGCTGGCCGGCGAGGTGGCGGTGCGCATGCTCGGGCTGCCCGTGCCCGGGCCGGTTGCGGGTATGCTCATGCTGTTCGTGGCGCTGGCGATACGCCGTGCCGTACCGGAGGAGGTCGCGACGGTCGCGAACGGTCTGCTCGCTCATCTCGCCCTCCTGTTCGTGCCGGCGGGCGTGGGCATTATCGCCCACACGGGACGGCTGGAAGGCATCTGGCCGATCCTGCTCGTGGTGCTGATCGCCAGTACCCTCATGGCCGTCGCCGTCACGGCCGTCACCCTGTCCGCCTTGCGGCGGCTCCAGCGGCGGGGTGGATCATGA
- a CDS encoding flavin-containing monooxygenase: protein MPPTARSSSEIDTLVVGGGQAGIAMSEHLSGLGVPHLVLERDRIAERWRTARWDSLVANGPAWHDRFPGLEFDGIDPDAFPGKERVADYFEAYAEKFHAPIRAGVEVKKVERNADRPGFTIETSEGILEAHRVVAATGPFQNPVIPPIAPADKDITQIHSAEYRNAGQLPEGAVLVVGAGSSGAQIADDLQRAGRKVYLSVGPHHRPPRAYRNRDFTWWLGVLGEWEAEAMKPGTEHVTIAVSGAHGGRTVDFRTLAHGGMTLVGRTKAFHDGMATFEPDLADNIAAGDANYLSLLDAADDYAARNGLDLPEEPEARRIPPDPECVTRPVEELDLAAAGVRSIIWATGFEVDFGWLNGNGLDNDGKPHHRRGIANDPGIYFLGLPWLSNRSSSFIWGVWHDAKHIADHIGKQRKYLVHDRDRKRRNMGESRRPA from the coding sequence ATGCCCCCGACGGCGCGTTCAAGCAGTGAAATCGATACGCTGGTAGTCGGCGGTGGTCAGGCCGGCATCGCGATGAGTGAACATCTGAGCGGCCTCGGCGTACCCCACCTGGTGCTGGAGCGCGATCGCATCGCCGAGCGCTGGCGCACGGCGCGATGGGATTCCCTGGTCGCCAATGGGCCCGCCTGGCACGATCGATTTCCCGGTCTGGAATTCGACGGGATCGACCCCGACGCGTTTCCGGGCAAAGAACGCGTCGCGGATTACTTCGAGGCCTATGCGGAGAAGTTCCATGCCCCGATCCGAGCCGGCGTGGAAGTCAAAAAGGTGGAGCGCAACGCCGACCGCCCGGGCTTCACGATCGAGACATCCGAGGGCATTCTCGAGGCCCATCGGGTGGTCGCGGCGACCGGACCTTTCCAGAACCCGGTCATCCCGCCGATCGCGCCTGCGGACAAAGACATTACGCAGATCCACTCCGCCGAATACCGCAATGCCGGACAATTGCCCGAGGGGGCGGTTCTGGTGGTCGGCGCCGGGTCGTCCGGGGCACAGATCGCGGATGACCTGCAGCGCGCCGGCCGGAAGGTGTATCTCTCGGTTGGCCCCCACCACCGCCCGCCACGCGCCTATCGCAACCGCGACTTCACCTGGTGGCTCGGCGTGCTCGGCGAGTGGGAAGCCGAGGCCATGAAGCCCGGCACGGAACACGTCACCATCGCCGTGAGCGGGGCGCATGGCGGCCGGACCGTCGACTTCCGCACGCTGGCCCATGGTGGCATGACGCTCGTCGGCCGCACGAAGGCATTCCATGACGGCATGGCTACCTTCGAGCCGGATCTGGCGGACAACATCGCCGCCGGCGACGCGAATTATCTCTCGCTGCTGGATGCGGCCGACGACTACGCCGCCCGCAACGGCCTCGACCTGCCGGAGGAGCCGGAAGCCCGCAGGATTCCGCCGGATCCGGAATGCGTCACGCGGCCCGTTGAGGAACTCGACCTGGCGGCGGCCGGCGTCCGTTCGATCATCTGGGCCACCGGGTTCGAGGTCGACTTCGGTTGGCTGAACGGCAATGGTCTGGACAACGACGGTAAGCCCCACCACCGGCGCGGTATCGCAAACGACCCGGGCATCTATTTCCTGGGCCTGCCATGGTTATCGAACCGCAGTTCCAGCTTCATCTGGGGCGTGTGGCATGACGCGAAACATATCGCCGACCACATCGGCAAACAACGCAAGTACCTCGTCCATGATCGTGACCGCAAACGCCGGAACATGGGCGAATCGAGGCGCCCGGCCTGA
- a CDS encoding transporter substrate-binding domain-containing protein translates to MNIKALRGLSLLGCMVAALTASGVAWGQDKTTLDAVTDPSFVPFELRDRETGEMVGFDMDILAEVAKRAGFDYELETMDFQGIIPALQTGNKQIAIAGITITEEREEVVDFSDPYYDSGLRLLVMADDDSIKTVEDLAGKSVGTKTGSTSHDYLRNELSDDVGVEPYPGSSDMYQALLGGAVDAVFYDAPNVGYFAQTKGKEQVKTVGPLYEGQQYGLALVEGSEWVDDVNEALASMKEDGTYDEIYKKWFGSLPDDS, encoded by the coding sequence ATGAACATCAAAGCTTTGCGCGGATTGTCCCTGCTCGGCTGCATGGTCGCCGCCCTGACCGCCTCGGGTGTCGCCTGGGGCCAGGATAAGACCACCCTGGATGCAGTCACTGATCCGAGCTTTGTGCCTTTCGAGTTGCGCGACCGCGAGACCGGCGAGATGGTCGGCTTCGACATGGACATCCTCGCCGAGGTGGCCAAACGCGCCGGGTTCGACTACGAGCTGGAGACGATGGACTTCCAGGGCATCATCCCCGCTCTGCAGACCGGCAACAAACAGATCGCCATCGCCGGCATCACGATCACCGAAGAGCGTGAAGAGGTGGTCGATTTCTCGGACCCATACTACGACTCCGGTCTGCGCCTGCTGGTCATGGCCGATGATGACTCCATCAAGACGGTAGAGGATCTTGCCGGCAAGAGTGTCGGCACCAAGACCGGCAGCACCAGCCACGACTACCTGCGCAATGAGCTGAGCGATGATGTCGGCGTTGAGCCGTATCCGGGCAGTTCCGACATGTATCAGGCCCTGCTCGGTGGCGCGGTCGATGCGGTGTTCTACGACGCCCCCAATGTCGGCTACTTCGCCCAGACCAAGGGCAAGGAACAGGTCAAGACCGTCGGCCCGCTCTACGAGGGCCAGCAGTACGGACTCGCGCTCGTCGAGGGCAGCGAGTGGGTGGATGACGTCAACGAGGCCCTGGCATCGATGAAGGAAGACGGCACCTACGACGAGATCTACAAGAAGTGGTTCGGCTCCCTGCCGGACGACAGCTGA
- a CDS encoding amino acid ABC transporter permease, giving the protein MEFQFDWQAAFNALPYLIQGLPWTVAIAGGGLFIGFFIGILFGLLSIAPSRLVRAPAIAYIEIFRGTPVLVQVLFIFYGMPQLLGGPIDKITASIVAIALNAGAYISEIVRGGVQSIERGQKEAGLSIGLSRTQTFYYIIWPQALRRMVPPLGNQAIISLKDTSLFSVIGVGELVREGQIYIADTFSALETYFMVAMLYLVITLSLSLLLRLYERRGAAGRA; this is encoded by the coding sequence GTGGAATTCCAGTTCGACTGGCAGGCGGCGTTCAATGCGCTGCCATACCTCATCCAGGGCTTGCCGTGGACGGTCGCCATCGCCGGCGGCGGCCTGTTCATCGGCTTCTTCATCGGCATCCTGTTCGGGCTGCTGAGCATCGCGCCGTCACGGCTGGTGCGGGCCCCGGCCATCGCCTACATCGAGATCTTTCGCGGCACGCCGGTCCTGGTGCAGGTGCTGTTCATCTTCTATGGCATGCCCCAGCTCCTCGGCGGTCCCATCGACAAGATCACCGCCAGCATCGTGGCGATCGCACTCAACGCCGGCGCCTACATTTCCGAGATCGTTCGTGGCGGTGTCCAGTCCATCGAACGCGGCCAGAAGGAGGCCGGCCTCTCGATCGGCCTCTCGCGCACCCAGACCTTCTACTACATCATCTGGCCCCAGGCCCTCCGGCGCATGGTCCCGCCGCTGGGCAACCAGGCCATCATCAGTCTCAAGGACACTTCGCTGTTCTCCGTGATCGGCGTGGGCGAGCTGGTGCGTGAGGGCCAGATCTACATCGCCGATACCTTCTCGGCGCTGGAGACCTATTTCATGGTGGCGATGCTCTATCTGGTCATCACCCTGAGCCTTTCGTTACTTCTGCGATTATACGAGCGCCGCGGCGCCGCCGGCCGAGCCTGA
- a CDS encoding L,D-transpeptidase family protein, with amino-acid sequence MNARRNAAALVLAFATIVPGLSGAAAADDERRGWGDPCRDGNDARSSAIYRLYERRDQAPVWLTRDGRTPSGYQLVRLLRTAEEGVMTDCLARALTEPDGPYSRGALDVMLTDAWLELHVRRAGGQGDLEDRLAPLLPGERERRQRHLQRLAESGTGADQSPGADAGARMAAALERYRRIADQGGWPEVGPGTPLNPGDSDPRVPSLRERLAATGDLETGGRGGDGNRYAGRLVEAVIGFQQRHGLAPDGVVGEATRKALDVPARQRVALMEINLRRIEARAIDDDAPVVRVNIPDFRVTLHEKGRVTFSTRAIVGRPEHQTPQMKARITALTLNPAWYVPRTVLRDDLAPRFARDNGYAERHGFHAANSDRPLDAFDWSGAPMVPVRQAPGPTNALGRIKFEMPNRQAIYLHDTPSRHLFESRRRAFSAGCVRVEEPMELAARLTGVDADRLEDMAGDGETRTLRLGWRIPVQLVYFTAWVDESGRVQFRPDIYGRDDLPADPSADRLDAGTGT; translated from the coding sequence ATGAATGCCCGCCGGAACGCGGCTGCGCTTGTCCTGGCGTTTGCAACCATCGTACCGGGTCTGTCCGGCGCCGCTGCTGCTGACGATGAGCGGCGCGGCTGGGGGGATCCGTGTCGCGACGGGAACGACGCGCGTTCGTCCGCCATTTATCGACTGTATGAGCGACGCGACCAGGCACCCGTCTGGCTCACGCGTGACGGTCGGACGCCTTCCGGCTACCAGCTCGTGCGCCTGCTGCGGACGGCTGAAGAAGGGGTCATGACCGATTGTCTGGCGCGGGCGCTCACTGAGCCCGACGGCCCGTACTCGCGCGGTGCGCTCGATGTCATGCTTACCGATGCCTGGCTGGAACTCCATGTCCGTCGCGCCGGCGGTCAAGGGGATCTGGAGGACCGGCTTGCGCCGCTGCTGCCCGGCGAACGGGAACGCCGGCAGCGCCATCTCCAGCGGCTCGCGGAGAGCGGCACCGGAGCGGATCAGTCGCCGGGCGCGGATGCCGGTGCCCGCATGGCGGCCGCGCTGGAACGCTATCGCCGGATCGCCGACCAGGGTGGCTGGCCGGAAGTGGGGCCGGGAACGCCGCTTAACCCCGGCGACAGCGACCCCAGAGTTCCCTCCCTGCGCGAACGCCTTGCGGCAACGGGCGATCTCGAAACCGGGGGGCGCGGCGGCGATGGGAATCGGTATGCCGGCCGGCTGGTGGAGGCGGTCATCGGCTTCCAGCAACGCCACGGTCTGGCACCGGATGGCGTGGTCGGAGAGGCGACCCGGAAGGCCCTTGACGTACCCGCTCGCCAGCGGGTGGCACTGATGGAGATCAATCTGCGCCGGATCGAGGCGCGCGCGATCGACGACGACGCCCCCGTCGTCCGCGTCAATATTCCGGACTTCCGGGTGACGCTGCACGAAAAAGGCCGGGTCACTTTCAGCACGCGCGCCATCGTGGGTCGCCCCGAGCATCAGACCCCGCAGATGAAGGCCCGGATCACCGCCCTGACACTCAATCCCGCCTGGTATGTGCCGCGGACGGTGCTGCGCGACGACCTGGCGCCACGCTTCGCGAGAGACAATGGCTACGCGGAACGCCACGGCTTCCACGCCGCGAACAGTGATCGTCCGCTCGATGCGTTCGACTGGAGCGGGGCGCCGATGGTGCCGGTGCGCCAGGCGCCGGGCCCGACCAACGCGCTGGGTCGGATCAAGTTCGAGATGCCCAATCGACAGGCGATCTACCTCCACGATACGCCTTCCAGACACCTGTTCGAATCGCGTCGGCGCGCATTCAGTGCCGGCTGCGTCCGCGTCGAGGAACCGATGGAGCTCGCGGCGCGACTGACCGGGGTGGATGCCGACCGGCTCGAGGATATGGCGGGCGACGGTGAGACCCGGACGCTTCGACTCGGCTGGCGGATCCCGGTGCAGCTGGTCTATTTCACCGCCTGGGTCGATGAGAGCGGTCGCGTGCAGTTTCGGCCCGACATCTATGGACGGGATGATCTTCCTGCGGATCCGTCTGCTGATCGCCTGGATGCCGGTACCGGGACGTGA
- a CDS encoding M20/M25/M40 family metallo-hydrolase, translated as MSATDQPWNQPMPDEQFGFMRDILAAPSPVGIEGAMTYGVLKPWLERHVPSDWHVHQFRGHAGIVMDTHPGRDDLFKVMLIGHADKIRMQVRSIGDDGKIWINSDSFLPTTLIGHEVKLFSEDPSNPGNYRVIEGGTVEALGAIHFADNAVRTGDKGVKKEQLYLELQIHGENKKQQVENLGVRPGDSIILNRPIRRGFSPDTFYGAYLDNGLGCFTTAEVARLIAERGGTEQIRILFAIASYEEIGRMGSRVFAGELEPDVLIGVDVNHDYTAAPGVGDRRLPPLEMGKGFTMCVGSIASEQLNRIIETTAHEQGIPMQRDVAGVDTGTDGMAGVLASVDCAATSIGFPIRNMHTISETGNTRDVLAAAHVLAGTIQALDALPDPHQAFRDNHPRLDQATPLTHQGSAKPDADTKG; from the coding sequence ATGAGTGCAACCGATCAGCCCTGGAACCAGCCCATGCCGGACGAACAGTTCGGATTCATGCGCGACATCCTGGCGGCCCCGAGCCCGGTCGGGATCGAGGGCGCCATGACGTATGGCGTGCTCAAGCCCTGGCTGGAGCGCCACGTGCCGTCCGACTGGCACGTCCACCAGTTCCGGGGCCACGCGGGCATCGTGATGGATACGCATCCGGGGCGGGACGACCTGTTCAAGGTCATGCTCATCGGCCACGCCGACAAGATCCGCATGCAGGTCCGCTCGATCGGCGACGACGGCAAGATCTGGATCAACAGCGACTCGTTCCTGCCGACCACGCTCATCGGCCACGAGGTCAAGCTGTTCAGCGAGGATCCGTCCAACCCGGGCAACTATCGCGTCATCGAGGGCGGCACGGTGGAGGCGCTGGGCGCCATCCATTTCGCGGACAACGCCGTGCGCACGGGCGACAAGGGCGTCAAGAAGGAACAGCTCTACCTCGAGCTGCAGATCCACGGCGAGAACAAGAAGCAGCAGGTCGAGAATCTCGGTGTGCGCCCGGGCGACAGCATCATCCTGAACCGTCCGATCCGGCGCGGATTCAGTCCGGACACGTTCTACGGTGCCTACCTGGATAATGGCCTCGGGTGCTTCACCACCGCCGAAGTGGCACGCCTGATCGCCGAGCGCGGCGGGACCGAACAGATCCGGATCCTGTTCGCCATCGCGAGCTATGAGGAGATCGGCCGCATGGGCAGCCGCGTGTTCGCGGGCGAACTCGAGCCCGATGTGCTCATCGGCGTGGATGTGAACCACGACTACACCGCCGCGCCCGGCGTGGGCGACCGCCGCCTGCCCCCACTGGAGATGGGCAAGGGCTTCACCATGTGCGTCGGCTCCATCGCCAGCGAGCAGCTCAACCGCATCATCGAGACCACGGCCCATGAGCAGGGCATCCCCATGCAGCGTGACGTGGCCGGGGTGGACACTGGCACCGACGGCATGGCCGGCGTGCTCGCCAGTGTCGACTGCGCCGCCACCTCCATCGGCTTCCCGATCCGGAACATGCACACCATCTCCGAAACCGGGAACACACGCGATGTCCTGGCCGCCGCGCACGTGCTTGCGGGCACGATCCAGGCGCTGGACGCCCTGCCCGATCCGCACCAGGCATTCCGGGACAATCACCCGCGCCTGGATCAGGCGACTCCGCTGACACACCAGGGTTCCGCCAAACCCGATGCGGACACCAAGGGGTAA
- a CDS encoding DUF1028 domain-containing protein has translation MTFSVAGFCRETGQFGTAISSSSICVASRCPFIAPGKGAVLTQNVTNPELGQMGVRLLEQGLDAERVLTTLREHEAYPEWRQLIVLDGDGRSAMHSGAETLGVHATRQGRDCVAGGNMLAETGVIDAMIAAFESHDGELAERLLAAMDAGLAAGGEMGPVYSAGLKVTDQASWPVVDLRVDWHIAPLTELRMIWDHYRPQRDTYVLRAVRPDESPSYGVPGDER, from the coding sequence ATGACTTTTTCCGTAGCCGGCTTCTGCCGGGAGACCGGCCAGTTCGGCACCGCGATCAGCTCGTCGAGCATCTGCGTGGCCAGCCGCTGCCCCTTCATCGCCCCTGGCAAGGGGGCAGTGCTGACCCAGAACGTGACCAACCCCGAACTCGGCCAAATGGGTGTGCGGCTCCTCGAGCAGGGCCTGGACGCCGAGCGCGTGCTGACAACGCTCCGCGAGCATGAGGCATACCCGGAATGGCGCCAGCTCATCGTGCTCGACGGCGACGGCCGCAGCGCCATGCACAGCGGCGCCGAGACGCTGGGCGTGCATGCGACCCGCCAGGGCCGGGACTGCGTCGCGGGGGGCAATATGCTCGCCGAAACCGGCGTGATCGATGCCATGATCGCGGCCTTCGAGTCCCATGACGGCGAACTCGCCGAGCGGCTGCTGGCGGCCATGGACGCCGGCCTGGCCGCCGGCGGCGAGATGGGACCGGTCTACTCCGCGGGGCTCAAGGTAACCGACCAGGCGAGCTGGCCGGTCGTGGACCTGCGTGTCGACTGGCACATCGCGCCGCTCACTGAACTGCGCATGATATGGGACCACTATCGGCCGCAGCGCGATACTTATGTGCTCCGCGCCGTGCGCCCGGACGAGTCGCCGTCCTACGGCGTACCGGGGGATGAGCGCTGA
- a CDS encoding phosphatidylglycerophosphatase A family protein, producing the protein MSVDSLTMFLATGMGLGHVPGLPGTAAAIAGAVLAVGLGLMRRRARLAATLALVVLAVPVCEYGGRTLGGDDTRIVADELLTFPIATAVLPVNHHPGLFVGVFLTSRILDGLKPPPARAAQRLHGGLGIMLDDAVSNLWSLALGAIGWRAWKRWKCAGRPGE; encoded by the coding sequence ATGAGCGTCGACAGCCTCACGATGTTCCTGGCGACGGGCATGGGCCTTGGCCATGTGCCGGGACTGCCCGGGACCGCCGCTGCAATCGCTGGAGCCGTTCTGGCGGTCGGGCTGGGGTTGATGCGGCGGCGGGCCCGGTTGGCGGCGACGCTGGCGCTCGTGGTCCTTGCCGTACCCGTGTGCGAGTACGGTGGTCGGACGCTCGGCGGGGACGATACCCGCATTGTCGCCGATGAACTGCTGACGTTCCCGATTGCCACCGCGGTGTTGCCCGTGAATCATCATCCCGGTCTTTTCGTGGGCGTGTTCCTCACGAGCCGCATCCTCGATGGTCTCAAACCACCGCCCGCCCGGGCGGCCCAGCGGCTGCACGGGGGGCTCGGCATCATGCTCGACGATGCGGTCTCGAATCTGTGGTCATTGGCCCTCGGCGCGATCGGCTGGCGCGCCTGGAAACGGTGGAAGTGCGCCGGACGACCGGGCGAGTAG